A single window of Dermochelys coriacea isolate rDerCor1 chromosome 14, rDerCor1.pri.v4, whole genome shotgun sequence DNA harbors:
- the LOC122456717 gene encoding zinc finger protein 420-like: protein MLCEKEEQNSQQENVEQIDKHRELSQKWKRNISRSHEQGKSFAIHYRPEREQGNQPLEKMGKFIFCRRTQQGLKEMAIQQEILRRKRKNTCSECGKSFTQLSALSNHQRIHTGERPYECHECGKTFITSSAFSNHQRIHTGERPYKCSECGKTFIRGSALSNHQRIHTGERPYECHECGKSFITSSAFSNHQRIHTGERPYKCSECGKTFIRSSALSNHQRIHTGERPYECHECGKSFITSSAFSAHQRIHTGERPYECSECGKTFIRSSALSNHQRIHTGERPYECRECGKSFITSSAFSAHQRIHTGERPYECSECGKTFIRSSALSNHQRIHTGERPYECSECGKCFIQRSGLFQHQRIHTGERPYECSECGESFSQRSGLFEHQRIHTGERPYECSECGKSFIQRSGLFHHQRIHTGERPYECSECGKCVTSSSALSKHQRIHTGERPYECGECGKSFTSSSALSKHQRIHTGERPYECSECGKRFIQRSHLFQHQRIHTGERPYECSECGKTFTRSSFLSEHQRIHTGDRSYKCIECGKSFTQRSDLFQHQRIHRGERPCHKYKG, encoded by the exons ATGCTTTGTGAGAAGGAGGAGCAGAATTCTCAGCAGGAAAATGTTGAGCAAATCGATAAACACAGAGAATTATCgcaaaaatggaaaaggaataTATCCAGGAGTCATGAGCAGGGAAAATCCTTTGCGATTCATTACAGACCAGAAAGAGAGCAGGGAAACCAGCCATTGGAGAAAATGGGTAAATTTATTTTCTGTCGGAGAACTCAACAGGGCCTCAAGGAAATGGCAATCCAGCAGGAAATCCtcaggagaaaaaggaaaaatacatgcagtgagtgtgggaaaagcttcactcaaCTATCAGCcctttctaatcatcagagaatccacacaggagagaggccctatgaatgccatgagtgtgggaaaaccttcattACCAGCTCAGCCttttctaatcatcagagaatccacacaggggagaggccctacaaatgcagtgagtgtgggaaaaccttcattAGGGGCTCTGCcctttctaatcatcagagaatccacacaggagagaggccctatgaatgccatgagtgtgggaaaagtttcattacCAGCTCAGCCttttctaatcatcagagaatccacacaggggagaggccctacaaatgcagtgagtgtgggaaaaccttcattAGGAGCTCTGCcctttctaatcatcagagaatccacacaggagagaggccctatgaatgccatgagtgtgggaaaagcttcattaCCAGCTCAGCCTTTTCTgctcatcagagaatccacacaggggagaggccctacgaatgcagtgagtgtgggaaaaccttcattAGGAGCTCTGCcctttctaatcatcagagaatccacacaggagagaggccctatgaatgccgtgagtgtgggaaaagcttcattaCCAGCTCAGCCTTTTCTgctcatcagagaatccacacaggggagaggccctacgaatgcagtgagtgtgggaaaaccttcattAGGAGCTCAGCcctttctaatcatcagagaatccacacaggcgaGAGGCCCTacgaatgcagtgagtgtgggaaatgCTTCATTCAAAGATCAGGCCTTTttcagcatcagagaatccacacaggggagaggccctatgaatgcagtgagtgtggggaaAGCTTCAGTCAAAGATCAGGCCTTTTTGAGcatcagcgaatccacacaggggagaggccctacgaatgcagtgaatgtgggaaaagcttcattcaaAGATCAGGCCTTTTTcaccatcagagaatccacacaggggagaggccctatgagTGCAGTGAGTGTGGAAAATGCGTCACTAGCAGCTCAGCCctttctaaacatcagagaatccacacaggggagag gccctatgaatgcggtgagtgtgggaaaagcttcactagCAGCTCAGCCctttctaaacatcagagaatccacacaggggagaggccctacgaatgcagtgagtgtgggaaaagattCATTCAAAGATCACACCTTTTtcaacatcagagaatccacacaggggagag GCCCTacgaatgcagtgagtgtgggaaaactttcactaggagctCATTCCTTTctgaacatcagagaatccacacaggggataGGTCCTACAAATGcattgagtgtgggaaaagcttcactcaaaGATCAGACCTTTTccagcatcagagaatccacagagGGGAgaggccctgtcataaatataaagggtag